From Nematostella vectensis chromosome 14, jaNemVect1.1, whole genome shotgun sequence, a single genomic window includes:
- the LOC5504148 gene encoding tripartite motif-containing protein 45 isoform X1, whose product MATSASRRLEDEVTCSLCIEHFNDPRVLPCLHSFCRHCLEELAVHSEGKGKLVCPLCKSEFQISPADVPSLKVNFMINSILSVLLLTSEDSKKKPACESCDSGEPAQGRCNECDHFVCEQCISTHKRFRPVQHHTILSLDEIKSGKLLAMSKASFCTKHKGKKLKLFCESCKEVICRYCTVVDHKNHDNLFTSDVISREKEEILGRAKKVASKLTDIEQAMALVEEAQQHIEENKRATRRDLDAFIDKQIGTLEKMRSDLRGEIESACQKQEKQLTAQRETLSMRLASARSSLEFAERMCRDANDVDVLSIRKEVLSQLSSLAEKPVDQPCTEGGVRLEVDEKYWGSLTKKISVEHTGLEQSAIFSGKGPEYLRDLLGFLKPVQQSPKSRWVRCFSAKRDGWAARTFHEKCDGKAPNIVLVSVGGRYVFGGYSDVAWTMSGRGYQSSTKSFLFTLCNKNGYRPEKLSLRRTPDRNAICDYTRCGPVFGGDHDLFIADNAGGNEGSHTFSRTYARPQGAPSDGECDVFAGTWTFTPDEMEVFHEVVD is encoded by the exons ATGGCAACATCCGCCAGCAGGCGCCTCGAGGATGAGGTGACATGCTCTTTGTGTATAGAGCACTTCAACGATCCTAGAGTGCTCCCTTGCTTGCACTCATTTTGTCGGCACTGCCTGGAAGAGCTGGCAGTGCACTCTGAAGGGAAAGGAAAACTTGTGTGCCCCCTCTGTAAGTCGGAATTCCAG ATTTCCCCAGCAGATGTTCCGAGTTTGAAGGTGAATTTCATGATCAACAGTATTCTCTCTGTTCTATTGTTGACATCTGAAGACTCAAAGAAGAAACCAGCTTGTGAATCGTGTGATAGTGGTGAGCCTGCCCAAGGGAGATGTAACGAGTGCGATCACTTTGTCTGTGAGCAGTGCATCTCGACTCATAAGAGATTTCGACCAGTGCAACACCACACTATCCTCAGTCTTGATGAGATCAAAAGCGGAAAGTTACTTGCAATGAGCAAGGCTTCCTTCTGCACCAAACATAAGGGTAAAAAGCTGAAACTGTTTTGCGAATCTTGTAAGGAAGTAATTTGCCGGTACTGCACCGTTGTTGATCATAAAAATCATGATAACCTTTTCACAAGTGATGTTATCTCTCGagagaaagaagaaatattGGGAAGAGCAAAAAAAGTTGCATCAAAACTCACCGACATTGAACAGGCGATGGCATTGGTAGAAGAGGCTCAACAACATATCGAGGAAAATAAACGTGCGACCAGAAGGGATCTGGATGCGTTCATTGATAAGCAGATAGGTACTCTTGAGAAGATGCGATCAGATCTTAGAGGGGAGATCGAGTCAGCTTGTCAAAAGCAAGAGAAGCAGCTGACTGCCCAGAGAGAGACTCTATCCATGAGACTTGCAAGTGCTCGTAGCAGTTTGGAGTTTGCTGAGAGAATGTGCAGGGATGCAAATGATGTGGATGTCTTGTCCATCAGGAAAGAAGTGCTATCCCAGCTATCAAGTCTAGCAGAGAAACCCGTGGATCAGCCTTGTACGGAGGGTGGAGTTCGTCTAGAAGTGGATGAGAAGTATTGGggttctttgacaaagaaGATCTCAGTTGAGCATACAG GTCTTGAGCAGTCCGCCATCTTCAGCGGCAAAGGTCCAGAGTACCTCCGAGATCTCTTGGGATTCCTGAAGCCCGTGCAGCAAAGTCCCAAGAGTCGCTGGGTCAGATGTTTCTCAGCAAAGAGAGATGGCTGGGCTGCCAGGACCTTCCACGAAAAATGCGACGGCAAAGCGCCGAACATCGTACTCGTTAGTGTTGGAGGAAGATACGTGTTTGGTGGCTACTCTGACGTAGCGTGGACAA TGAGTGGCCGAGGATACCAGTCCTCCACCAAGTCATTCTTGTTCACGCTGTGTAACAAGAATGGCTACCGCCCTGAAAAGTTGTCATTGAGGCGCACGCCAGATAGAAACGCCATTTGTGACTACACAAGATGCGGTCCGGTGTTTGGTGGTGATCATGACCTGTTTATCGCTGACAACGCGGGGGGTAATGAAGGGTCCCATACGTTTTCACGCACGTATGCTCGTCCCCAGGGCGCCCCATCTGATGGCGAGTGTGACGTCTTTGCTGGCACCTGGACATTCACACCCGACGAAATGGAGGTGTTTCACGAGGTGGTGGACTGA
- the LOC5504148 gene encoding E3 ubiquitin-protein ligase TRIM33 isoform X2, with translation MINSILSVLLLTSEDSKKKPACESCDSGEPAQGRCNECDHFVCEQCISTHKRFRPVQHHTILSLDEIKSGKLLAMSKASFCTKHKGKKLKLFCESCKEVICRYCTVVDHKNHDNLFTSDVISREKEEILGRAKKVASKLTDIEQAMALVEEAQQHIEENKRATRRDLDAFIDKQIGTLEKMRSDLRGEIESACQKQEKQLTAQRETLSMRLASARSSLEFAERMCRDANDVDVLSIRKEVLSQLSSLAEKPVDQPCTEGGVRLEVDEKYWGSLTKKISVEHTGLEQSAIFSGKGPEYLRDLLGFLKPVQQSPKSRWVRCFSAKRDGWAARTFHEKCDGKAPNIVLVSVGGRYVFGGYSDVAWTMSGRGYQSSTKSFLFTLCNKNGYRPEKLSLRRTPDRNAICDYTRCGPVFGGDHDLFIADNAGGNEGSHTFSRTYARPQGAPSDGECDVFAGTWTFTPDEMEVFHEVVD, from the exons ATGATCAACAGTATTCTCTCTGTTCTATTGTTGACATCTGAAGACTCAAAGAAGAAACCAGCTTGTGAATCGTGTGATAGTGGTGAGCCTGCCCAAGGGAGATGTAACGAGTGCGATCACTTTGTCTGTGAGCAGTGCATCTCGACTCATAAGAGATTTCGACCAGTGCAACACCACACTATCCTCAGTCTTGATGAGATCAAAAGCGGAAAGTTACTTGCAATGAGCAAGGCTTCCTTCTGCACCAAACATAAGGGTAAAAAGCTGAAACTGTTTTGCGAATCTTGTAAGGAAGTAATTTGCCGGTACTGCACCGTTGTTGATCATAAAAATCATGATAACCTTTTCACAAGTGATGTTATCTCTCGagagaaagaagaaatattGGGAAGAGCAAAAAAAGTTGCATCAAAACTCACCGACATTGAACAGGCGATGGCATTGGTAGAAGAGGCTCAACAACATATCGAGGAAAATAAACGTGCGACCAGAAGGGATCTGGATGCGTTCATTGATAAGCAGATAGGTACTCTTGAGAAGATGCGATCAGATCTTAGAGGGGAGATCGAGTCAGCTTGTCAAAAGCAAGAGAAGCAGCTGACTGCCCAGAGAGAGACTCTATCCATGAGACTTGCAAGTGCTCGTAGCAGTTTGGAGTTTGCTGAGAGAATGTGCAGGGATGCAAATGATGTGGATGTCTTGTCCATCAGGAAAGAAGTGCTATCCCAGCTATCAAGTCTAGCAGAGAAACCCGTGGATCAGCCTTGTACGGAGGGTGGAGTTCGTCTAGAAGTGGATGAGAAGTATTGGggttctttgacaaagaaGATCTCAGTTGAGCATACAG GTCTTGAGCAGTCCGCCATCTTCAGCGGCAAAGGTCCAGAGTACCTCCGAGATCTCTTGGGATTCCTGAAGCCCGTGCAGCAAAGTCCCAAGAGTCGCTGGGTCAGATGTTTCTCAGCAAAGAGAGATGGCTGGGCTGCCAGGACCTTCCACGAAAAATGCGACGGCAAAGCGCCGAACATCGTACTCGTTAGTGTTGGAGGAAGATACGTGTTTGGTGGCTACTCTGACGTAGCGTGGACAA TGAGTGGCCGAGGATACCAGTCCTCCACCAAGTCATTCTTGTTCACGCTGTGTAACAAGAATGGCTACCGCCCTGAAAAGTTGTCATTGAGGCGCACGCCAGATAGAAACGCCATTTGTGACTACACAAGATGCGGTCCGGTGTTTGGTGGTGATCATGACCTGTTTATCGCTGACAACGCGGGGGGTAATGAAGGGTCCCATACGTTTTCACGCACGTATGCTCGTCCCCAGGGCGCCCCATCTGATGGCGAGTGTGACGTCTTTGCTGGCACCTGGACATTCACACCCGACGAAATGGAGGTGTTTCACGAGGTGGTGGACTGA
- the LOC5504159 gene encoding uncharacterized protein LOC5504159 isoform X2: protein MASKKFVVVEWVNNAEDRREFTVLRGSDIIPKTGEVLRQGCVVSVVYREKAADTPRLYDAEVLQIFDSQRKAKQFENELLERGNDSDQETPRPKKRKPCQKVVEAASLNDETSGGKHANKRPKSNKSKSGDVRTPKPKVNKDVPVEDQPSPVSQQKQKIKYLLKPLEGVKRLLSDLFTEEELMRCTLKGKGRSRDVLDSNKLQMIYGAMRGNYGMTDEKVDQLIRNQQKSLKEKTKKVFSTAK, encoded by the exons ATGGCCTCAAagaaatttgttgttgttgagtgGGTAAACAACGCGGAGGATCGTCGCGAGTTTACGGTTTTAAGGGGAAGTGATATCATCCCTAAGACAGGCGAAGTTTTGCGCCAGGGTTGTGTGGTATCTGTTGTATACAGAGAGAAGGCAGCAGACACACCAAGACTTTACGATGCAGAAGTGTTACAAATCTTCG ACTCACAGCGCAAGGCAAAGCAGTTCGAAAACGAGCTGCTTGAGCGAGGCAACGACAGCGACCAAG AAACACCGCGACCAAAAAAACGCAAGCCGTGTCAGAAGGTGGTAGAAGCCGCAAGCTTAAATGACGAAACAAGCGGAGGAAAGCATG CCAATAAAAGACCAAAAAGCAACAAGTCAAAGTCGGGAGACGTTCGAACACCCAAACCTAAG gTTAACAAAGATGTTCCTGTAGAGGATCAACCCAGTCCAGTG TCACAACAAAAGCAGAAAATTAAGTACCTCTTAAAGCCCCTGGAAGGGGTGAAAAGGCTCCTCTCAGACCTCTTCACCGAAGAAGAACTCATGCGGTGTACTCtgaaggggaaggggaggtCCAGGGATGTCCTGGACAGCAACAAGCTGCAGATGATTTATG GTGCAATGAGAGGAAATTATGGGATGACAGATGAGAAAGTGGACCAGCTGATTAGAAATCAGCAAAAATCCTTAAAAGAGAAAACCAAAAAAGTCTTCAGTACAGCTAAGTGA
- the LOC5504159 gene encoding uncharacterized protein LOC5504159 isoform X1: MASKKFVVVEWVNNAEDRREFTVLRGSDIIPKTGEVLRQGCVVSVVYREKAADTPRLYDAEVLQIFDSQRKAKQFENELLERGNDSDQETPRPKKRKPCQKVVEAASLNDETSGGKHANKRPKSNKSKSGDVRTPKPKELQNTVQGEKIRNIMSRRRFPEDDLEVSSVSASASSSTSRPINALQPLKPPSNTPQQLTTPPHQSNPHDHSHPLRVNLITHDHTHLLLVNLIPHDQSHPLRVNLILHNHQHILRVNLMPYNKPHRYTLHNHSGPLHVVHQTPHNHSHPLHAHLMTCVHFHPLHANPQPDQSLLRSHTLPRHSLLHLILCKPLIL, translated from the exons ATGGCCTCAAagaaatttgttgttgttgagtgGGTAAACAACGCGGAGGATCGTCGCGAGTTTACGGTTTTAAGGGGAAGTGATATCATCCCTAAGACAGGCGAAGTTTTGCGCCAGGGTTGTGTGGTATCTGTTGTATACAGAGAGAAGGCAGCAGACACACCAAGACTTTACGATGCAGAAGTGTTACAAATCTTCG ACTCACAGCGCAAGGCAAAGCAGTTCGAAAACGAGCTGCTTGAGCGAGGCAACGACAGCGACCAAG AAACACCGCGACCAAAAAAACGCAAGCCGTGTCAGAAGGTGGTAGAAGCCGCAAGCTTAAATGACGAAACAAGCGGAGGAAAGCATG CCAATAAAAGACCAAAAAGCAACAAGTCAAAGTCGGGAGACGTTCGAACACCCAAACCTAAG GAACTGCAAAATACTGTACAAGGCGAAAAGATAAGAAATATAATGAGCAGGAGAAGGTTCCCAGAGGATGACCTCGAGGTTTCCAGTGTTTCGGCCTCTGCCTCATCATCCACTTCACGCCCCATTAATGCTTTACAACCGCTTAAACCCCCATCTAATACTCCACAACAACTCACAACCCCTCCGCATCAATCTAACCCCCACGACCACTCACACCCCCTTCGCGTCAATCTAATAACCCACGACCACACACACCTCCTTCTTGTCAATCTAATACCCCACGACCAATCACACCCCCTCCGCGTCAATCTAATACTACACAACCACCAGCATATCCTCCGCGTCAATCTTATGCCTTACAACAAACCACACCGCTACACACTTCACAACCACTCCGGCCCACTCCACGTCGTCCATCAGACACCCCACAACCATTCACACCCCCTCCACGCCCATTTGATGACTTGCGTCCACTTTCATCCACTCCACGCCAATCCACAACCAGACCAAAGTTTACTCCGTTCACACACACTACCACGTCACAGTCTACTTCATCTTATTCTTTGCAAGCCACTAATACTTTAA